Sequence from the Mobula hypostoma chromosome 11, sMobHyp1.1, whole genome shotgun sequence genome:
AGGCCCTTGGACTTGAGGATCCTGAGGATTTTGTTCCCAGTAACAAAACGCACCTGGGCAACACCATGGGAATCCCTCAAGATCACACCTGAAAAGTATTTACACAGTACTATTAGTCTATGCCCACACTAACCTAAAACTCAAATCCAGCAATCTTTGATTACTAAACAcattaaattggggggggggggggacacagcACAATCAAGTTCAGAGCTCTGCAATATTTTCAAAGCCATAGGAATTACAACCACTTCATAGCTCCAATCAGGTGCGCCACTGTGACTTGCCAGGTTTCCCCAGGAACACATCTCAAACCCATCCTATTGACTGGTGGGTTGATTGCCTGCCTGCCATAAATTACCCCTCATGTAGGTGGGCCACAGAAAAATCAATTGATGGGCAAGTGAATTCACAGGGaagatgggattgctctgagacCGACAGCCCACATACCCTCAACTGGCCAAACATCCTGACACAGTAAGGAACAACTTCAATGCTCACTCAGACATCCAAGGAAGGTCAAACCAACACATGGACCAGTCCTTTCTGGGGGAAACTGCGAATGGTTGGAAGAACAATCATCACAGTGAGCAGCTAATCAAAAGTTAGATTAGCCCAATAAGCCCGAGTGaaatgaaatacaacaaactTCAAAATTGAGCTTATTTACCTGTCAGCTCTCCAACTCTTAAAGGTATTTGTCGTATTAAGCCACTGCACTGAAAAATCAAACAACTTCTAGAAACTGCACTTACCAATCTGTGATGGGGTCAACCCCTTCTTTGCCAGCTTGTAAATCTGTTCTTTTACGTCATCAGATGTGAGCTTTAGCCactaataaaaaataaagaaaaacattaCAATACTGCAACAGGCTTCAGTTAAAGACACTTGCGTAGAACACCATCTGGGCACATGGAGATTGAGAACTCTGAACCAACCTCCACTGAGTAAAAGGAGCAAAGGCATCTGATTTTGAGGCACTTGATTGTATCATAGAGCTCCAGTTACAACAGTAATACTGACACGGCCACTACCTCCAGGTTCACGACTTGCACCGTAACTGAGGACAAGTGAAGTGTTCGTGCATTCAaagccgtgggggggggggggggagagaagaattGCTCTTCTGAGCAATGTTGACGGGCATCTTTTCACAAACGCTGTTTTGACCCGACTGAGTCCTTTCTACTTTGTGTCACTACCCCCACcaccttcagattccagcatctgaaattgTCCAAGCGACATCAATTTCAACACTAAAACAAGTCTATTAAAAGGAACAAGAAACAGAGATGCAGTCAACATGCTCATGGACGATCTTTCCTGCTCTAGCCTGTGATTGCTATTACCCAAAATGCAAACGTAACTTTCACAGAAATTAGCGGCTTCCAGAATGGAGAAAATGCTGCAGCGAAAATAGCTTGTTTGGGACACTAAAGAAAAGGCGTGAAATTAGTTGGGCGCTTTTATTTTAGTCTGGTCCTACCTTGAACAATCAAGGCCACTAAACAAGAAAATCCTTTCACTCACCGTGGGCACACTTCGTCTGTAAGGTAGAGCCGACTGGGACAAGCCCTTGCTGTGGAAAACACGTTGAGCATAATTAGCACAAGTAACTTACATGCAATTAAATTTTCTACGTATTATTAACTTTCATCAAGGGGGAGCTTGCAACAAAGCCAAGAAACACGCCGACACCCAGGCAGCGGCTCCAGCGCTTGCAGTAGCGGGCCGAGAAGGCCtcgtgttggggggggggcgcggaaatACACCCCGAGAGTAGGCCCAGGCCAGGGTCCTACACCAAGACAGCGACGTTTGCTCTGCAAGGCCTTGCTGAGTGCAGGCGGCACTAGGCCGCTGCCTGACGCACAGAGCGAGGGCTGATCCATCCACCAGGCCCCGAGACTCCGCCATTACCGCGCGGGCCAGgcctgagggagggagggaaagaagggAGATGCCGGTGCAGTCCCCTATGGCGACGGGAAAGATTGGGTTTCAGGAGGGGGTGCCGCTGGCCTAGGTGGGGGCACCGGCACGGCTGCCTGCCCACTGGCGACTCCCCGCCACTTACCCGGGAGCGTGCATGCGACCCATGGCGGCGGCGGCAGCAAAGAAAAGGAGCGCTACTGCCGCGCATGCGCCAGTTATGGGCGAGCGCCCGGAAGAGACGTCATTGCGTCCGCCGACGCTCCAACGCGCCCGGGCCCGGCGCCAGTCTGTGTGACGTCACGGCTGGTCTGCAGGGAAGGGGATCCTCGGCTGAGGTCCCGCCGCCGGGCGCGGTGGCGTGCGTCTGTTATCCGGCTGCTCGGAGGCTGAGGCTGCAGGATTGCTTGAGGTCGGGAGTTCTGGGCTGCTGCGCGCTGTGCCGATCGGGCATCCGCGTTAAGATCGGTATCCATATGGTGTTTCCAGGGGAGCCCGGAATCACCAGGTGCGATAAAGAGGGGTGAACCGGCCCAGGTCGGAAACGGAGCAGGTCAAAGCCCCCGTGCTGATCTGTAATGGGATCGTGCCTGTGAATAGCCGCTgtagtgcagcctgaccaatacAGTGGGACGCAGTCTTTTAAAAACAATTACATTGAGCAATTCCATAAATCTTTCTTAATAAGTGCATGAGTTATgtgaatggaggagcaggcttGAGAGATGCCATTGTGTATGCTTAATTTGCTTTTCTTCATCTCTAATTGTTCAATCACTTCCTAGCCCCGATAACAAGTTAGTATTAATTAACAATTAATTAGACTGCTACTGTCTTCTACTATTCACTGGTCTGATAgtgtatttacatattactatttaactatttatggttttattactatttaattatttatggtgcaactgtaacgaaaaccaatttcccccgggatcaataaagtatgattatgactatttgAATTCTCCTTTCTTGGAAATTTAtgcctcacctggtccctcacctGGCACAGCAGAATCTTCACTTTCTAAAGAGATTGAAGCAAGTgaggctccccccccccactccccattttaaccaatttttacaggagcacaattgagagtgtcctgaccagctgccatcaccatctggtgtgggaaTTGAAAGGCATCTGATCGCAAGGATTGCGAGGATTGCTGAGAGATACATCGGAGTCACCTTCCACCCATTCATCAGGAGCCTTAGCATTCTCAGTGACCCcttccatccatccaacaatctctttgactcccaCAGGAGGTGCAAGAACTGTTAgaatgggaaacaacttcttccccacaGACTACTGAACTTACTGCCACAACCGAGGTCTCCTTACACATGGAGTGCCAATAGTGTTATCCTGTTTAGCTTTTAACTTGTATGTATATTTGCACCttactattttaaaaataatatatttgtggtaatattactttatgtgttatgtgtatgaGTTAAGTATACCTTGATCCAGAGGGATGTTGTCTCGTTTGGCGGTacagtatatgtgtgtatatggttgaatgacaataaatttgaacttgaacttaatgtCCAGTAGGGGGCAGTGAACTTCCACACTCCAGTCACAGTGTTATATTCACAGTAATGATTTTGAATAATTCTGAAATTTTCATTAAAAAATTAAGATAAAATCATTTGTTAAGCAAAAATGAAATGGCATTTAGTTTGTTATGTTTTATATGTTTTCTTAAATGGACAATAATTTCATATATTCTTATTTGGCTGGAGCAAAATGGCACATTACTTTAATCAAAGGAGGAGATTTCTTTAATCGGAATTAGTTTCCTGCTTCTCATCTTACTGCCTCCCAGATTTTGTAGGGTGGGCAAGGTTGGGACAGGGAAACCCCAAGCCATGCTGTAAAGAATTGGCAAATCCCACTGGTGATACAAGGGAACATTGATCCCACCAAGTCATTCAAAGACACCAGGAGTTGCTCAGTGTTTAAAATCTGTATCTTTAGCGTGAGTATCTTGTGTATAAGTATTTAACAAATAATTGACAGTATGTAATGAATGTTAGCATGTTTTGTTTTATCTTCCATatcaaaaatgcaaaaaaaaacacaaatgctcAGAAGATCTATAGATGAATTCACTCTCTATCTTCTGCTTGTCGTCTTTTCCACCCTATGGAAgcagcctgacctcctgagtatttgctgtttttatttgcgatatccagcatctgcaaatttttgtTTGCTATTCCAGACTTGCTCCATCAGTATTCACTGGCACCCAGTTGGCAATATGCAAGCAAACAAAACTTTTAAACAAGGGGTTCTGGTGATCCTTAGTTGGGAGttaccttatagaaatgtttaaaattagaaGAGGTAAAGACAGTAAAAGTCTTTTCACCAGGGTAAGGGAATCCAAAACTAGgaggcataggtttagggtgagaagggacacatttgaaaggaacctgaggggcaactttttcacacctGAAGAAATAGTTGAGGCATGTACTGTAGTATCATTTATGAAGCACTTTGATTGGCACATAGAGGGgcagggcttagagggatatggaccatgtgcggGAAATTGGGATTAGCTGGGCAGGCACCATGGTCAGCGTAGACTTGTTAGACTTAAGGGCCTGTAACTATGTTCTAGAACTCTATGACTTCCTTCATCAAAGTCTTTGAACCACACGAGAACCAAGAGATACGGGAGAGTGCGATCATCTGCTGCAACCAGTCAAGCTGAATGGAGAAAATCACGAGGTGCAGTGGCCTGAACTCGTGATCCTGCTGCCAGGAGGCTGACGATGCCGATTGCTTGAGGTCAGGAGGCCTGGGCTGCAGCTGTGTCTGTTGGGTGAGAGAAGGCACTCAGCGTAGCATCCACAGAGCCTGAGGTCACAAAGTGGTCAAAGAGGGGTGAACTCGCCCAGGTCGGGAAAAGAGCAGGTCAGATCCCCTATACTGTGCAGGAATCAGCTGGTACCTGGGATGGTGTTGCTGCCTGATACAGTCAAATGCATCCTTTTCCTACACTTAACAGTGGAAGTTTGCACAATCTATTTCAAATTATCCAAGGTCAAACAGCCCATAGCAAGATTATCACCACAACCAGCAGTCTAGTATTATAATTATCACTTTATCCATCTATCATATTGCACACATGATGCAATGTTATATGATGTGTTTTCACCTTCACTGTTCCCCGCAGAATTTAACAACTCTCCACAAGAGATGCTGGTCATCTTGAgcgacacacagaaaatgctgcaggaagtcaggcagcatctatgaaagggaataaacaAGTCAATGTTTCCGGCtaaacctttcatcagggctcCATTTCTGGTAATTATGGTCTCTAAGGCCACATGTTTTAATTTCTCCATTCAACTGAACGGACCTTTCATTGCAGTAtattcacaatcaggtttaatattattgacatatgttatgaaatttgttcccAATAAGCCTATTGCTTTTTTTCCCTTAAATTTCCCTCCTTCACTGTAGAAATTCTGCCTGCATACATTCCATGACTCATTGTTAGACAGATTTTAAATCTTTTAAGATAACTTCCACTCCAATTGTTTTTCAAAATGAATCTGAACCATATAGTTCAATATTGCTGCTGCTAATTGTACATCAATTCCCAAAAACTGCCTGCCCCCCTCCCCCGTGAAAaaaatgtgatgctgagactctCGGACCAAGTAGCTAGGCTAGCTTTGAAGACAAACTTATACACTCCTACAGTACTGCAGAGGGCAATCCATGGCTTTCATTCTGAAACCATCCACAGTACACAACTTGTTAATATTCGCTTTT
This genomic interval carries:
- the rps13 gene encoding 40S ribosomal protein S13, whose translation is MGRMHAPGKGLSQSALPYRRSVPTWLKLTSDDVKEQIYKLAKKGLTPSQIGVILRDSHGVAQVRFVTGNKILRILKSKGLAPDLPEDLYHLIKTAVAVRKHLERNRKDKDAKFRLILIESRIHRLARYYKSKRVLPPNWKYESSTASALVA